TCGCGGCTCGGCAGCGGAATGAGAACGCGGGGCATCAGGCGCCCGTGATGATCTCGACCCTGTAGCCGGTCACCGTCGTCACCAGCTCCATGAACGCATCGAAGCTGACCGGCTTGCTGATGAAGGAGCTGCCGCCGAGCTCGTACGTCTGGTGCACGTCTTCTTCGGCGCGCGACGTGGTCAGCACGAAGACCGGAATGTCGCGGAAGACCGGATCTGCCTTGATTTCGGCGAGGCACTCGCGGCCGTCCTTCTTCGGCATGTTGAGATCGAGCAGGATCAATCCCGGCCGCGGTGACGTCCAGGGC
This genomic window from Candidatus Binatia bacterium contains:
- a CDS encoding response regulator, which codes for MNVDRQPIVILVADDDDEDQMLTRETFEDRRLANELRFVKNGEEVMDYLRRQGKFAEPWTSPRPGLILLDLNMPKKDGRECLAEIKADPVFRDIPVFVLTTSRAEEDVHQTYELGGSSFISKPVSFDAFMELVTTVTGYRVEIITGA